Proteins from one Loktanella sp. M215 genomic window:
- the folP gene encoding dihydropteroate synthase encodes MTLYYRPILQTDPARTAEALTLAGGWCWFDRVEVLARGAASRVIAATDLPDDAALALTARRPAIAGLDMLRPRLMGILNVTPDSFSDGGQFDSPAAAIAQALAMQAQGADIIDVGGESTRPGAETVPDAEEVARTAPIIAALRTQSDVAISIDTRKAAVAEAAVAAGATLINDVSALRWDAGMAQVVADSGQPVCLMHSVGDPATMQQDPRYDDVLLDVYDHLQSRIAAAVAAGIALDRIVVDPGIGFGKTLDHNLALLRRLSLFHSLGCPVLLGASRKRFIGTITDRAVAADRVAGSLAVTLVGIAQGVQIHRVHDTSDTKAACAMALAMNGR; translated from the coding sequence ATGACCCTGTATTATCGGCCCATTTTGCAGACCGATCCCGCGCGCACCGCGGAGGCGCTGACCCTCGCGGGCGGCTGGTGCTGGTTCGACCGTGTGGAGGTTCTGGCGCGCGGTGCGGCGTCCCGCGTCATCGCCGCGACCGATCTGCCGGACGACGCGGCTTTGGCGCTGACGGCGCGGCGGCCTGCGATTGCGGGCCTCGACATGCTGCGGCCACGGCTCATGGGCATCCTGAACGTGACGCCGGACAGTTTTTCTGACGGGGGACAGTTCGACAGCCCTGCGGCTGCCATTGCGCAGGCGCTGGCGATGCAGGCGCAGGGTGCAGACATCATCGACGTGGGTGGCGAAAGCACCCGGCCCGGTGCCGAGACCGTGCCTGACGCAGAGGAGGTCGCCCGCACGGCCCCGATCATCGCGGCCCTGCGGACGCAAAGCGACGTGGCGATTTCCATCGATACGCGCAAGGCGGCGGTGGCGGAGGCGGCGGTGGCTGCGGGGGCGACGCTGATCAACGATGTCTCGGCCCTGCGCTGGGACGCGGGCATGGCGCAGGTCGTGGCGGACAGCGGGCAGCCCGTCTGCCTGATGCACAGCGTTGGCGATCCTGCGACGATGCAGCAGGACCCGCGTTATGACGACGTTCTGCTGGATGTCTACGATCATCTGCAAAGCCGGATCGCAGCGGCCGTCGCTGCGGGAATCGCCTTGGACAGGATCGTGGTCGATCCCGGAATCGGCTTCGGCAAGACGCTGGATCACAATCTGGCGCTGCTGCGCCGGCTGTCGCTGTTTCACAGCCTTGGCTGCCCGGTGCTGCTCGGCGCCTCGCGCAAGCGGTTCATCGGCACGATCACCGACCGGGCGGTCGCGGCGGACCGGGTGGCGGGGTCGCTGGCGGTCACGCTGGTGGGGATCGCGCAGGGGGTGCAAATCCACCGCGTCCACGATACCAGCGATACGAAAGCCGCCTGTGCGATGGCGCTGGCGATGAACGGAAGGTAA
- a CDS encoding cell wall hydrolase, protein MTIALRRTLTACMTFAVLTCAQTATAEEVLAARLGAVLGQERQALAIVPDNRLSALTAVPDSARRTATPTGGDAVMTDAYLSTMTAPKGNSEWECLADALYFEARGEGVQGIFAVGEVIMNRVDSAAYPNTVCGVVHQGSGKKFACQFSWTCDNNSDAIGNKTAFARVGKVAKLLMDGVPRRLTQGATHYHTKAVHPSWASRFPKTATIGAHYFYRQPTRSASN, encoded by the coding sequence ATGACCATTGCCCTGCGCCGTACGCTGACCGCCTGCATGACATTCGCCGTTCTGACCTGCGCCCAGACGGCCACGGCAGAGGAGGTACTCGCAGCCCGGCTTGGTGCGGTTCTGGGTCAGGAACGTCAGGCGCTGGCCATTGTTCCCGATAACCGTCTGTCCGCGCTGACCGCGGTCCCGGACAGTGCGCGCCGCACGGCGACCCCGACCGGCGGCGACGCGGTGATGACGGACGCCTATCTGTCCACCATGACGGCCCCCAAGGGCAACAGCGAGTGGGAGTGTCTTGCGGACGCGCTGTACTTCGAGGCGCGGGGCGAGGGCGTGCAGGGCATCTTTGCCGTGGGCGAGGTCATCATGAACCGCGTCGACAGTGCGGCCTATCCCAATACGGTCTGCGGTGTCGTGCATCAGGGGTCTGGCAAGAAGTTCGCTTGCCAGTTCAGCTGGACCTGCGACAACAACTCTGACGCCATCGGCAACAAGACCGCCTTTGCCCGCGTCGGCAAGGTCGCCAAGCTGCTGATGGACGGCGTGCCGCGCCGCCTGACGCAGGGCGCCACGCATTACCACACCAAGGCCGTGCATCCCTCTTGGGCCAGCCGTTTCCCCAAGACGGCCACCATCGGCGCGCATTACTTCTATCGCCAGCCGACGCGCAGCGCCTCGAATTAA
- a CDS encoding DUF6446 family protein: MAKLWISAIMIIALIAGVALYYLQVYAYYVEVPADQAVVDMVSLTSGEAEPIAFDNFRGIDSDSSPLRYRACYDMPASLAMLTETYQIADDAEPRVAPGWFDCFDAKQIGADLQDGVAVGFLGQKDVKYGIDRIVAVYPDGRAFAWHQINACGEVVFDGNPAPEGCPTPPESTR; encoded by the coding sequence ATCGCGAAACTCTGGATAAGTGCCATCATGATCATCGCCCTGATTGCCGGCGTCGCCCTCTATTACCTGCAGGTCTATGCCTATTACGTAGAGGTGCCCGCCGATCAGGCCGTCGTCGACATGGTGTCCCTGACCAGCGGAGAGGCCGAGCCCATCGCTTTTGACAATTTCCGCGGCATCGACAGTGACAGCAGCCCGCTGCGCTATCGCGCCTGTTACGACATGCCCGCGAGCCTTGCCATGCTGACCGAGACCTACCAGATCGCCGACGACGCGGAACCGCGCGTGGCCCCTGGGTGGTTCGACTGTTTCGACGCCAAACAGATCGGGGCCGATCTGCAGGACGGCGTTGCCGTCGGCTTTCTGGGCCAGAAAGACGTGAAATACGGCATCGACCGGATCGTCGCCGTCTACCCCGATGGCCGGGCCTTTGCCTGGCACCAGATCAACGCCTGCGGCGAGGTCGTCTTTGACGGCAACCCCGCCCCCGAAGGCTGTCCCACCCCACCGGAAAGCACGCGCTGA
- the glyS gene encoding glycine--tRNA ligase subunit beta, whose product MPDLLIELFSEEIPARMQAQASADLKKLVTDGLVEAGLTYAAAAAFATPRRLVLSVEDLTAESRAVREERKGPKVGAPEKALEGFLRGVGLTVDQLETREDKKGAFYVAMIDKPGRSAAEIVAEVLDRTIRNFPWPKSMRWGNGTLRWVRPLHTILCILVGDDGAEVVPLDVDGIVSGNTTRGHRFMGPEVFSVTSFEDYEAKLKRARVMLRPEERADAIWQEATSQAFATGLEVVEDRGLLAEVAGLVEWPVVLMGRIDDRFLDLPPEVLQTSMREHQKFFSVRNPKTGRIERFVTVANIETADDGATILNGNQRVLSARLSDAKFFWDNDLRVAKAGMDPWLDGLANVTFHNKLGSQRDRIERIAALAREIAPVVGADPDQAFEAAQIAKADLRSEMVGEFPELQGLMGRYYAAAAGRDAAVAAASEEHWKPMGPSDAVPTAPVSVAVALADKLDTLTGFWAIDEKPTGSKDPFALRRAALGVIRLVLENDIQTNLLSSNGPVSSARDLIGVRKREEGDAYADVNSLLSFFHDRLKVYLKDQGIRHDVIDACIAMPGNDDLTLLVKRARALQATLETDDGENLIQGFKRANNILTQAEEKDGVEYSYGAEFKFAEDQAEKDLFAALDTAEARIAPAMQDEEFGAAMTAMASLRQPIDAFFTDVQVNAESQILRRNRLNLLSRIRTICLSVADLTRIEG is encoded by the coding sequence ATGCCTGACCTGCTGATCGAACTCTTCTCGGAAGAAATCCCCGCACGGATGCAGGCGCAGGCCAGCGCCGATCTGAAAAAGCTGGTGACCGACGGTCTGGTGGAGGCGGGGCTGACCTATGCCGCCGCCGCCGCCTTTGCCACGCCGCGCCGTCTGGTGCTGTCTGTCGAGGATCTGACGGCCGAGAGCCGGGCCGTGCGCGAAGAGCGCAAGGGGCCGAAGGTCGGCGCGCCGGAAAAGGCACTGGAGGGGTTTCTGCGCGGTGTCGGTCTGACTGTTGACCAGCTGGAAACGCGCGAGGACAAGAAGGGTGCCTTCTATGTCGCGATGATCGACAAGCCGGGGCGCAGTGCGGCCGAGATCGTGGCTGAGGTGCTGGACCGCACGATCCGCAATTTCCCCTGGCCCAAGTCGATGCGCTGGGGCAACGGGACCCTGCGCTGGGTCCGCCCGCTGCATACGATCCTGTGCATCCTCGTCGGTGACGACGGGGCAGAGGTCGTGCCGCTGGACGTGGACGGCATCGTGTCGGGCAACACGACGCGCGGTCACCGGTTCATGGGGCCGGAGGTGTTTTCCGTCACCTCTTTCGAGGATTACGAGGCGAAGCTGAAGCGCGCCCGCGTGATGCTGCGCCCCGAAGAGCGCGCCGATGCGATCTGGCAGGAGGCGACATCGCAGGCCTTTGCCACTGGGCTGGAGGTTGTGGAGGATCGCGGCCTGTTGGCCGAAGTCGCGGGGCTGGTCGAATGGCCGGTCGTGCTGATGGGGCGGATCGACGACCGCTTCCTTGATTTGCCGCCTGAGGTGCTGCAGACCAGCATGCGCGAACATCAGAAGTTCTTTTCCGTCCGCAATCCCAAGACGGGGCGGATTGAACGCTTCGTCACTGTTGCCAATATCGAAACGGCGGACGACGGCGCGACGATCCTGAACGGCAACCAGCGGGTGCTGTCGGCGCGGCTGTCGGATGCGAAGTTCTTTTGGGACAACGATTTGCGCGTGGCGAAGGCGGGGATGGACCCGTGGCTGGACGGTCTGGCAAACGTCACCTTCCATAATAAACTGGGATCGCAGCGCGACCGGATCGAGCGGATCGCGGCCTTGGCGCGCGAGATCGCGCCGGTGGTCGGCGCCGACCCGGATCAGGCGTTCGAGGCAGCCCAGATCGCCAAGGCCGACCTGCGCTCTGAAATGGTCGGGGAATTCCCCGAACTTCAAGGGCTTATGGGCCGTTATTACGCCGCCGCCGCGGGCCGCGACGCCGCCGTCGCCGCCGCGTCGGAAGAGCACTGGAAGCCGATGGGCCCCTCCGACGCCGTGCCGACCGCACCGGTCTCCGTCGCCGTGGCGCTGGCCGACAAGCTGGATACGCTGACCGGCTTCTGGGCGATCGACGAGAAGCCGACAGGGTCCAAGGATCCCTTCGCGTTGCGCCGTGCGGCGCTGGGGGTGATCCGGCTGGTGCTGGAGAATGATATTCAGACAAACCTACTGTCCAGCAACGGACCGGTTTCCTCGGCTAGAGATCTTATCGGCGTGAGAAAACGGGAAGAAGGTGATGCCTACGCTGACGTCAATTCCCTCCTTTCTTTCTTCCACGACCGCCTCAAAGTCTACCTCAAGGATCAGGGTATCCGGCACGACGTCATCGATGCCTGCATCGCCATGCCCGGCAACGACGACCTGACCCTGCTGGTCAAGCGAGCCCGCGCGCTGCAGGCGACGCTGGAGACGGACGATGGCGAGAACCTGATTCAGGGCTTCAAGCGCGCCAACAACATCCTGACGCAGGCCGAGGAGAAGGACGGCGTCGAGTATTCCTACGGTGCAGAGTTCAAGTTTGCCGAGGATCAGGCGGAAAAGGATCTCTTTGCCGCCCTCGATACCGCCGAGGCCCGGATCGCCCCCGCGATGCAGGACGAGGAGTTCGGGGCCGCGATGACCGCCATGGCGTCGCTGCGCCAGCCGATCGATGCGTTTTTCACGGATGTGCAGGTCAATGCCGAAAGCCAGATCCTGCGGCGGAACCGGCTTAACCTGCTGTCACGCATCCGCACGATCTGTCTGTCCGTGGCCGACCTGACCCGGATCGAGGGCTGA
- a CDS encoding glycine--tRNA ligase subunit alpha produces the protein MADQPRSFQEIILRLASYWAGQGCAVLQPYDMEVGAGTFHPATTLRALGSKPWAAAYVQPSRRPTDGRYGENPNRLQHYYQYQVIIKPSPPDLQDLYLGSLRAIGIDASLHDIRFVEDDWESPTLGAWGLGWEVWCDGMEVSQFTYFQQVGGHDCSPVSGELTYGLERLAMYVLGVDHVMDMPFNAPDAPIPLTYGDIFLQTEQEYARWNFDVADTDTLLQHFKDAEAECARILACDAVDPKTGKTIRMAHPAYDQAIKASHLFNLLDARGVISVTERQAYIGRVRTLAKACADAFVQTPAGGAAA, from the coding sequence CATGGAGGTCGGTGCCGGCACGTTCCACCCGGCGACCACCCTGCGCGCGTTGGGGTCAAAGCCCTGGGCCGCGGCCTATGTCCAGCCGTCGCGGCGCCCGACCGACGGGCGCTATGGCGAGAACCCGAACCGGCTGCAGCATTATTATCAGTATCAGGTCATCATCAAACCCTCGCCGCCGGACCTGCAGGACCTCTATCTGGGGTCGCTCAGGGCCATCGGCATCGACGCGTCCCTGCATGACATCCGTTTCGTCGAGGATGATTGGGAATCCCCGACGCTGGGCGCCTGGGGTCTGGGGTGGGAGGTCTGGTGCGACGGCATGGAAGTGTCGCAGTTCACCTATTTCCAGCAGGTCGGCGGCCACGATTGTTCGCCCGTGTCAGGCGAGCTGACCTACGGGCTGGAGCGTCTGGCGATGTATGTGCTGGGCGTCGATCACGTCATGGACATGCCGTTCAACGCCCCCGACGCACCGATCCCGCTGACCTACGGCGACATCTTTTTGCAGACCGAGCAGGAATACGCGCGCTGGAACTTCGACGTGGCGGATACGGACACGCTGCTGCAGCACTTCAAGGATGCGGAAGCGGAATGCGCCCGTATCTTGGCCTGCGATGCGGTCGATCCCAAGACGGGGAAGACGATCCGCATGGCGCATCCGGCCTACGATCAGGCGATCAAGGCCAGCCACCTGTTCAACCTGCTGGACGCGCGCGGCGTGATTTCCGTGACCGAGCGGCAGGCCTACATCGGGCGGGTGCGGACATTGGCCAAGGCCTGCGCCGATGCCTTCGTGCAGACCCCCGCCGGGGGCGCTGCGGCGTGA
- a CDS encoding dihydroneopterin aldolase: MTDDIRLAFAHPSERAAAIGDLPYDRISLRDYVVEVEIGAFQQERGHLQRVRFNVVVEVLPQTGPIDDDVDRILSYDRVTEAIGAELRAERINLLETLAARVAERILAEPQAERVFVRIEKLDRGPFSLGVEIVRARDGHKPAGQDHTAAPHPRVLFLSAAALESDRLTGWLDQAIAMSAPLIVCVGPAATAAPRAGHALAQRRIDLLAIEQNAWVLAARDPRLIVVGSRTELDWAMKNGQTCIWAPSKIVLDAVDGPAAGPAESVALVAWFAAQVEAAELLVIGAAAPETQVPTRALPVSAVDLA; encoded by the coding sequence ATGACCGACGACATTCGACTGGCCTTTGCGCATCCGTCAGAGCGGGCGGCGGCCATTGGTGATCTGCCTTACGACCGGATTTCCCTGCGCGACTATGTCGTCGAGGTCGAGATCGGTGCCTTTCAACAGGAACGCGGCCATCTGCAGCGGGTCCGCTTCAACGTCGTAGTCGAGGTGCTGCCGCAGACCGGCCCCATCGACGACGATGTGGACCGCATCCTGTCCTATGACCGCGTGACCGAGGCGATCGGCGCGGAGTTGCGCGCCGAACGCATCAACCTGCTGGAAACCCTCGCCGCCCGCGTGGCCGAACGCATCCTTGCAGAACCGCAGGCCGAACGCGTCTTCGTGCGGATCGAGAAGCTGGACAGGGGTCCGTTCTCGCTTGGCGTCGAGATCGTGCGCGCCCGCGACGGCCACAAGCCCGCGGGGCAGGACCATACGGCGGCACCGCATCCGCGGGTGCTGTTCTTGTCGGCTGCGGCGCTGGAATCCGACCGGCTGACCGGCTGGCTGGATCAGGCGATTGCGATGTCCGCGCCGCTGATCGTCTGCGTCGGGCCTGCGGCGACGGCCGCACCGCGTGCGGGTCATGCGCTGGCGCAGCGCCGGATCGACCTGCTGGCGATCGAGCAGAACGCCTGGGTGCTGGCGGCGCGCGATCCGCGCCTGATCGTGGTCGGCAGCCGGACCGAACTGGACTGGGCGATGAAGAACGGCCAGACCTGCATCTGGGCGCCGTCCAAGATCGTGCTGGACGCGGTCGATGGCCCTGCGGCGGGCCCGGCAGAGTCCGTGGCGCTGGTCGCGTGGTTCGCAGCGCAGGTCGAGGCCGCAGAGCTGCTGGTGATCGGGGCCGCAGCCCCCGAGACTCAGGTGCCGACCCGCGCCCTGCCGGTCAGTGCTGTCGATCTGGCATGA
- a CDS encoding putative PEP-binding protein, which yields MQQKSIYPDVTLITPTAQMSPSMHGGRAKCLQRLIRLDMPVPTTLALSFPAVLRCAKGQLPPVETLLDPFGEMPLLSVRPSSQDPDWGGPGAILNIGMNAVTYRRLMKRVGEPAATALYLRFVQSYAVHVARLDPDAFDFPNLTGAHALNAALDTFEVEADEPFPQDVGVQLCEVLRSMARAWDGTSARLLREAKGAPVDAGLGLVVQAMALGVGDGESGSGVIQYVNAVTGQPQVVGRYLSQSQGRDALNDKAGAIYLTSDKRGKALEDICPDVFAQLLAYGWTARSRLREEMQIEFTLEDGVLHILDAVRVQRSSRAQVQIAVDLASDGIIPREEAVMRVPSNALSEMLHRQVDPEAVRDVIVRGIAASPGAATGRIVLTAAEAQASAARGEACVLVRRETTPEDIRGMHAAQAVLTMRGGITSHAAVIGRGLGVPCVVGASDLTIDRKRGQIVAPGGRRFAVGETITVDGTSGTVLAGSPQMLEATLDASFQTLLSWADDFRDIGVRANADTPADAQTASNFAAEGIGLCRTEHMFFEGDRLGVMREMIFAETADDRRAVLDRLLPMQRDDFAALFSIMDGRPVCIRLFDMPLHEFLPYDKAGQRDLAEQLAMPLAAVTDRVQALSEYNPMLGMRGVRQGIAIPEIYEMQARAIFEAVAEVTRQGLRVQPEIMIPLISAMREVELIKARVDAVASAVQSEMGVTFAFKLGVMVETPRAALRAQDIVKYASFLSFGTNDLTQMTYGLSRDDAGRFMSTYVQQGVYQEDPFHTLDLEGVGELLAIGAARGRAGRPDVVVSICGEHGGTRAAIGFCRAQGFNYVSCSPFRVPLARLSAAQLALEERLTGVDAQRSPAPSH from the coding sequence GTGCAGCAAAAGTCGATCTACCCCGATGTGACCTTGATCACGCCCACGGCGCAGATGTCGCCGTCGATGCACGGCGGGCGGGCGAAATGCCTGCAACGCCTGATCCGGCTGGACATGCCGGTGCCCACCACGCTGGCCCTGTCATTCCCCGCCGTACTGCGCTGTGCCAAGGGCCAGTTGCCGCCGGTCGAGACCTTGTTGGACCCGTTCGGCGAGATGCCCCTGCTGTCCGTGCGCCCGTCGTCGCAGGACCCCGACTGGGGCGGGCCGGGGGCGATCCTGAATATCGGCATGAACGCCGTGACCTACCGCCGCCTGATGAAACGCGTGGGCGAGCCGGCGGCGACCGCACTGTACCTGCGATTCGTGCAGTCCTACGCCGTGCATGTCGCGCGCCTTGACCCCGACGCCTTCGACTTTCCGAACCTGACCGGCGCCCACGCCCTGAATGCCGCCCTCGATACCTTCGAGGTGGAGGCGGACGAGCCGTTCCCGCAGGACGTCGGCGTGCAACTGTGCGAAGTGTTGCGGTCGATGGCGCGGGCGTGGGACGGCACCTCTGCCCGGTTGCTGCGCGAGGCGAAGGGTGCGCCCGTGGATGCGGGCCTTGGCCTTGTCGTGCAGGCGATGGCCTTGGGCGTCGGTGACGGAGAGAGCGGGTCCGGCGTCATTCAATACGTCAACGCCGTGACCGGCCAGCCGCAGGTCGTGGGCCGGTACCTGAGCCAGAGTCAGGGGCGCGATGCGCTGAACGACAAGGCGGGCGCGATCTATCTGACCAGCGACAAGCGCGGAAAGGCCTTGGAGGACATATGCCCCGATGTCTTCGCGCAATTGCTGGCCTATGGCTGGACCGCGCGCAGCCGCCTGCGCGAGGAGATGCAGATCGAATTCACGCTGGAAGACGGCGTGTTGCACATCCTTGATGCGGTGCGTGTGCAGCGGTCGAGCCGTGCGCAGGTGCAGATCGCCGTGGACCTTGCCAGCGACGGGATCATCCCGCGTGAAGAGGCCGTGATGCGCGTGCCGTCCAACGCGCTGTCGGAAATGCTGCACCGTCAGGTCGATCCCGAGGCGGTCCGCGACGTCATCGTGCGCGGCATTGCCGCCAGTCCCGGCGCCGCGACGGGCCGGATCGTGCTGACGGCGGCCGAGGCGCAGGCGAGTGCCGCGCGTGGCGAGGCCTGCGTGCTGGTCCGCCGCGAGACGACGCCGGAGGATATCCGCGGCATGCATGCGGCGCAGGCCGTGCTGACCATGCGCGGCGGCATCACCAGCCACGCCGCCGTCATCGGTCGGGGTCTTGGCGTGCCTTGCGTCGTGGGCGCCTCTGACCTGACCATCGACCGCAAGCGCGGCCAGATCGTGGCCCCCGGCGGGCGCCGGTTCGCGGTGGGCGAGACGATTACCGTGGACGGCACCTCTGGCACCGTGCTGGCGGGCAGCCCGCAGATGCTGGAGGCGACGCTGGACGCGTCGTTCCAGACACTGCTGTCCTGGGCCGACGATTTTCGCGACATCGGCGTGCGGGCCAACGCCGACACGCCGGCGGATGCGCAGACCGCCAGCAACTTTGCCGCCGAAGGCATCGGTTTGTGCCGGACAGAGCACATGTTCTTTGAAGGCGACCGTCTGGGCGTCATGCGAGAGATGATCTTTGCCGAGACCGCCGACGACCGGCGCGCCGTGCTGGACCGTTTGCTGCCGATGCAGCGCGACGATTTCGCGGCGCTGTTCAGCATCATGGACGGCCGTCCCGTCTGCATCCGTCTGTTCGACATGCCGCTGCACGAGTTCCTGCCTTACGACAAGGCGGGCCAGCGCGATCTGGCAGAGCAGCTGGCGATGCCGCTTGCGGCGGTGACGGACCGGGTGCAGGCGCTGAGCGAATACAACCCGATGCTGGGCATGCGCGGCGTGCGGCAGGGGATCGCGATTCCCGAGATCTATGAAATGCAGGCCCGCGCGATTTTCGAGGCGGTGGCGGAGGTCACACGGCAGGGGCTGCGCGTGCAGCCCGAAATCATGATCCCGTTGATCAGCGCGATGCGCGAAGTCGAACTGATCAAGGCCCGTGTCGATGCGGTGGCGAGTGCGGTGCAAAGCGAGATGGGTGTCACCTTTGCCTTCAAGCTGGGGGTGATGGTAGAAACCCCGCGCGCCGCGCTGCGGGCGCAGGACATCGTCAAATACGCGTCGTTCCTGTCCTTCGGCACGAACGACCTGACCCAGATGACCTATGGCTTGTCGCGCGACGACGCGGGCCGGTTCATGTCGACCTACGTTCAGCAGGGGGTCTATCAGGAGGATCCGTTCCACACCCTTGACCTTGAAGGCGTGGGCGAGCTGCTGGCCATCGGGGCCGCACGGGGCCGGGCGGGGCGTCCCGACGTCGTCGTTTCGATCTGCGGCGAGCATGGCGGCACGCGGGCGGCCATCGGATTCTGCCGGGCGCAGGGGTTCAACTACGTGTCCTGCTCGCCGTTCCGGGTGCCCCTTGCGCGGCTTTCCGCCGCTCAGCTCGCTTTGGAAGAACGGTTGACAGGGGTGGACGCGCAGCGCTCACCCGCGCCATCGCACTAG